In Geobacter anodireducens, a genomic segment contains:
- a CDS encoding diaminopimelate epimerase has protein sequence MKFTKMHGAGNDYVYVNCFEESVGDPGQTAIKVSNRNFGIGSDGLILIMPSDKADVRMRMFNSDGSESEMCGNGIRCVAKYAYDHGIVTKKEITAETGAGILTLQLFTGADGRVDRVRVNMGTPRLTRAEIPMMGDPADGQVVNQPLNILHTTFNITCVSMGNPHCVIFVDGVESFQVEKYGPLIENHEMFPRRTNVEFVQIISRTEVRQRTWERGAGETLACGTGASAVCVAGALNGLTDKKILNHLSGGDLELEWAEDGFLYMTGPATEVFSGEIDLGAL, from the coding sequence ATGAAATTCACCAAAATGCATGGGGCCGGCAACGACTACGTCTACGTCAACTGCTTCGAGGAGTCCGTGGGGGACCCCGGGCAGACGGCCATCAAGGTTTCCAACCGCAACTTCGGCATCGGCTCCGACGGGCTCATCCTGATCATGCCCTCCGACAAGGCCGACGTCCGGATGCGCATGTTCAACTCCGACGGGTCAGAGTCCGAGATGTGCGGCAACGGCATCCGCTGCGTGGCCAAGTACGCCTACGACCACGGCATCGTGACCAAGAAGGAGATCACCGCCGAGACCGGCGCGGGCATCCTGACGCTCCAGCTCTTCACCGGGGCCGACGGCAGGGTTGACCGGGTCCGCGTCAACATGGGCACGCCGCGCCTCACCCGTGCGGAAATCCCCATGATGGGCGACCCGGCCGACGGCCAGGTGGTCAACCAGCCCCTGAACATCCTTCACACCACCTTCAACATCACCTGCGTTTCCATGGGGAACCCCCACTGCGTCATCTTCGTGGATGGCGTGGAGAGCTTCCAGGTGGAAAAGTACGGCCCCCTCATCGAGAACCACGAGATGTTCCCCCGCCGCACGAATGTCGAATTCGTCCAGATCATCTCCCGCACCGAAGTGCGGCAGCGGACCTGGGAGCGGGGCGCCGGCGAGACCCTGGCCTGCGGCACCGGCGCCAGCGCCGTCTGCGTGGCCGGAGCCCTCAACGGCCTCACCGACAAAAAGATCCTCAACCACCTCTCCGGCGGCGACCTGGAGCTGGAGTGGGCCGAGGACGGCTTCCTCTACATGACCGGCCCGGCCACCGAGGTGTTCAGCGGCGAAATCGACCTCGGCGCGCTGTAG
- a CDS encoding cytochrome C — translation MAVRTLLVCLTALWTMLSRAPFLYAETVSHFGQVVDAAGATEDCLSCHDGQIATDVGYCLGACALSSAHPVNRPYPPRGKEQSFRSAEELKGAGIRFINGTMVCISCHDLHNPGRHQLVIEMNESRLCLACHLK, via the coding sequence ATGGCGGTACGTACCCTTCTCGTTTGCCTGACGGCGCTCTGGACGATGTTGTCCCGGGCGCCGTTCCTTTACGCCGAAACCGTTTCCCATTTTGGCCAGGTCGTCGATGCGGCAGGTGCCACCGAAGACTGCCTTTCCTGCCACGACGGCCAGATCGCCACGGATGTCGGCTACTGCCTCGGTGCATGCGCCCTGTCGTCGGCCCACCCCGTCAATCGTCCCTATCCCCCCAGGGGAAAGGAGCAATCGTTCCGGTCGGCGGAGGAACTGAAAGGGGCGGGCATTCGCTTCATCAACGGCACGATGGTCTGCATCTCCTGCCATGACCTCCACAACCCCGGCCGGCACCAGTTGGTGATCGAAATGAACGAGAGCCGCCTCTGCCTGGCCTGCCACCTCAAGTAA
- a CDS encoding Rrf2 family transcriptional regulator yields MKLSTKSRYGLRAIFDIAYNSGSLPAQVQDISRRQGISPRYLEQIFQGLKRAGILKSKRGPQGGYCLAKKPEEITVADVLLATERDINLVECTSKRKKKTECNFDGTCVTQELWCEAGAKLLDFFSGFTVKDLCDRGQQMGVKREQDHRFMYFI; encoded by the coding sequence ATGAAGCTCTCGACGAAAAGCCGCTACGGGCTTCGGGCAATTTTCGACATCGCGTACAATTCGGGGTCCCTGCCGGCGCAGGTGCAGGACATATCCCGGCGCCAGGGTATTTCGCCCCGTTATCTGGAGCAGATCTTCCAGGGGCTCAAGCGGGCCGGCATCCTCAAGAGCAAGCGGGGCCCCCAGGGGGGATACTGTCTGGCCAAGAAGCCGGAAGAGATCACGGTCGCCGATGTGCTTCTCGCCACCGAGCGCGATATCAATCTGGTCGAGTGCACCAGCAAGAGAAAAAAGAAGACGGAGTGTAACTTTGACGGGACCTGCGTGACCCAGGAGCTCTGGTGCGAAGCGGGTGCGAAGCTCCTTGATTTCTTCTCGGGCTTCACGGTCAAGGATCTGTGTGACCGGGGACAGCAGATGGGGGTCAAGCGGGAGCAGGATCACCGGTTCATGTACTTTATCTGA
- a CDS encoding adenine nucleotide alpha hydrolase codes for MERTHLNYERLKAILREMGSVLVAFSGGVDSTFLLRVAHDLLGDKAVAFTATSPTYPESEFREAVELARSMGARQVVVESNELEIPGFAFNPRNRCYHCKKELFGLCGRTAAELGLAWVADGSNCDDLDDYRPGRAAAGELGVRSPLVEAGLTKADIRALSRELGLPTWDKQAFACLSSRFPYGTEITPERLRMVGACEEFLRGNGFRVYRVRFHGDTARIETAPEEIPRLFDPSLRPRIVAFFRDAGFAHVAVDLEGYRTGSMNADAG; via the coding sequence ATGGAACGAACGCATCTGAACTATGAACGACTCAAGGCCATCCTCCGGGAGATGGGGTCGGTGCTCGTCGCCTTTTCCGGAGGGGTCGACTCCACGTTCCTGCTCCGGGTGGCCCATGACCTTCTGGGCGACAAGGCCGTTGCGTTCACCGCCACGTCACCCACCTATCCGGAGTCGGAGTTCCGGGAGGCTGTCGAACTCGCCCGGTCAATGGGTGCCAGGCAGGTGGTGGTGGAGTCCAATGAGCTCGAAATCCCCGGGTTCGCCTTCAACCCCCGCAATCGCTGCTATCACTGCAAGAAGGAGCTCTTCGGCCTCTGCGGCCGCACGGCAGCGGAGCTGGGACTCGCCTGGGTGGCTGACGGCAGCAATTGCGACGACCTGGACGATTATCGCCCCGGCCGTGCCGCGGCCGGCGAACTGGGGGTCCGCAGTCCCCTGGTGGAGGCGGGGCTCACCAAGGCGGACATCCGGGCCCTGTCGCGCGAACTGGGCCTTCCCACCTGGGACAAGCAGGCCTTTGCCTGCCTGTCGAGCCGCTTCCCCTACGGAACGGAGATCACGCCCGAGCGGCTCCGGATGGTGGGTGCCTGCGAGGAGTTCCTCAGGGGGAACGGCTTTCGCGTCTACCGGGTGAGGTTCCATGGCGACACCGCCCGGATCGAGACGGCACCGGAGGAAATCCCGCGGCTGTTCGATCCTTCCCTGCGTCCCCGCATTGTGGCGTTCTTCAGGGATGCCGGCTTTGCCCATGTGGCCGTGGACCTGGAGGGATACCGCACCGGCTCCATGAACGCCGACGCCGGGTGA
- a CDS encoding diguanylate cyclase, with product MPLRKNINLKETLHEMVLGVSAAVGDQFFHSLLEHLTRALDVEYAFIAEFSDRQAMRVKTVAFRADGQEAEPLEFDLVGTPCERVVLDAYYCAPEGVCTLFPLDHLAMAMGVQGYAGIALTDAAGNVLGPLAVLSRRPLGDSELAETMLRIFASRASAELERTRAEQARREQLHFLQVLIDSIPHPIFYKDADRRYLGCNSALESFIGRTREEIVGKTVFDIGAEGRARICDAVDRKLLATGGVESYDSTMVHTDGSLRDIIFSKTVFGNSDGSIGGIVGTILDITERKRAEEAIQQLAYFDGLTGLPNRTLLRDRISQLLSQARREGGGFGVLLLDVDRFKGVNDSLGHACGDLLLSSVAGRIASSIRESDTVARLGSDEFVVILPGVGHEEDVVAVVRKIVEELNRPIVIQGNDIFCTASIGIAIYPTDGSSADILLKNADMAMHKAKEFGGDGYQFYSSELNHRAMERLTLETSLRRALERREFLLHFQPLLGIGSGRIVGVEALLRWDSPELGMVSPARFIPLAEETGLIVPIGEWVLRSACEQLRTLHELGHTELRVSVNVSARQFRHDGFCAMVAAVLADVGLDPRCLELELTESVIMERSETAKGILRKLKEMRVSLAIDDFGTGYSSLSYLKHFPIDRLKIDRTFVKEVTVDQDNAAIAEAIVALAHVLNLDVVAEGVETAGQLAFLAALRCDVVQGYHIAPPLSSRDLIEFLDERGEAPPARPMLRSLQP from the coding sequence ATGCCCTTGCGCAAGAATATCAATCTGAAGGAAACCCTCCACGAGATGGTTCTCGGCGTATCGGCCGCCGTGGGCGATCAGTTTTTCCACTCCCTGCTGGAGCATCTCACCAGGGCCCTGGACGTGGAGTACGCCTTCATTGCCGAATTCAGCGACCGGCAGGCCATGAGGGTGAAGACCGTTGCCTTCCGTGCCGACGGGCAGGAGGCGGAGCCCCTCGAATTCGATCTGGTGGGCACTCCCTGCGAACGGGTGGTTCTGGATGCCTACTATTGCGCTCCCGAAGGGGTCTGCACCCTGTTCCCCCTGGACCATCTGGCCATGGCCATGGGGGTCCAGGGGTACGCGGGCATCGCCCTGACCGATGCGGCGGGCAACGTGCTGGGGCCCTTGGCGGTCCTGAGCCGCCGGCCGCTGGGCGACAGCGAGCTGGCCGAGACGATGCTCCGGATCTTCGCGTCCCGGGCCTCGGCCGAGCTGGAGCGGACCAGGGCCGAGCAGGCCCGGCGCGAGCAGCTCCACTTCCTCCAGGTCCTCATCGATTCCATCCCCCATCCCATCTTCTACAAGGACGCCGACCGGCGTTATCTCGGCTGCAACTCCGCCCTGGAATCGTTCATCGGACGCACGCGCGAGGAGATTGTCGGCAAGACGGTCTTCGACATCGGCGCGGAGGGGCGGGCGCGCATCTGCGATGCCGTGGACCGCAAGCTGCTCGCCACCGGCGGGGTGGAAAGCTACGACAGCACCATGGTTCACACGGACGGCAGCCTCCGCGACATAATCTTCAGCAAGACGGTATTCGGCAATTCCGACGGCTCCATCGGCGGCATCGTCGGCACGATCCTCGACATCACCGAGCGCAAGCGGGCCGAGGAGGCGATTCAGCAACTGGCTTACTTCGACGGGCTCACGGGGCTGCCGAACCGGACCCTGCTCAGGGACCGCATCAGTCAACTGCTGTCCCAGGCGCGGCGGGAGGGGGGCGGCTTCGGGGTCCTGCTCCTGGACGTGGACCGGTTCAAGGGTGTGAACGATTCCCTCGGCCATGCCTGCGGCGATCTCCTCCTCTCCAGCGTGGCCGGGCGGATCGCTTCCAGCATCCGGGAGAGCGACACCGTGGCGCGGCTGGGGAGCGACGAGTTCGTGGTGATCCTGCCGGGGGTGGGGCACGAAGAGGACGTGGTGGCGGTGGTCCGCAAGATAGTGGAGGAGTTGAACCGGCCCATCGTCATCCAGGGCAACGACATCTTCTGCACCGCCAGCATCGGCATCGCCATCTATCCGACGGACGGCTCCAGCGCCGACATCCTGCTCAAGAATGCCGACATGGCCATGCATAAGGCCAAGGAGTTCGGGGGTGACGGCTACCAGTTCTATTCAAGCGAGCTGAACCACCGGGCCATGGAGCGGCTGACCCTGGAGACCAGCCTGCGCCGCGCGCTGGAGCGCCGGGAGTTTCTCCTGCACTTCCAGCCGCTGCTCGGCATCGGGTCAGGCCGGATTGTCGGGGTGGAGGCGCTGTTGCGGTGGGATTCGCCGGAACTGGGCATGGTGTCGCCGGCCCGTTTCATTCCCCTGGCCGAGGAGACGGGGCTCATCGTGCCGATCGGCGAGTGGGTCCTGCGCTCGGCCTGCGAACAGCTCAGGACACTCCACGAGCTGGGCCACACCGAGTTGCGCGTGTCCGTGAACGTGTCGGCGCGGCAGTTCCGGCACGACGGGTTCTGCGCCATGGTGGCCGCCGTGCTGGCGGATGTGGGACTCGACCCCCGCTGTCTGGAGCTGGAGCTTACCGAGAGCGTCATCATGGAACGCTCCGAGACGGCCAAGGGGATTCTGCGGAAGCTGAAGGAGATGCGGGTGTCGCTCGCCATCGATGATTTCGGTACCGGCTACTCGTCCCTGAGCTACCTGAAACACTTTCCCATCGACCGGCTCAAGATCGACCGCACCTTTGTCAAAGAAGTGACCGTGGACCAGGACAATGCCGCCATTGCCGAGGCGATCGTCGCCCTGGCCCACGTGCTGAATCTGGATGTCGTGGCGGAAGGGGTGGAAACCGCCGGACAACTCGCCTTCCTGGCGGCGCTTCGCTGCGACGTGGTCCAGGGGTATCACATCGCCCCTCCCCTTTCTTCCCGTGACCTGATCGAATTCCTCGACGAGCGGGGGGAGGCACCCCCCGCCCGCCCCATGCTCAGGTCACTTCAACCGTGA
- a CDS encoding molecular chaperone, whose protein sequence is MAIVKYSPFRDMMNMQEQMNRLLDLAWSKQGGEELREGAWQPPVDIFEDENAVVIKAELPGIDQKDIEVRIEDNTLTIRGERKHEEEVRKENYHRVERYYGGFQRSFSIPATIDQEKVRASSDKGVLTITLPKREEVKPKQITVEVT, encoded by the coding sequence ATGGCAATCGTCAAGTACAGCCCGTTTCGCGACATGATGAATATGCAGGAGCAGATGAACCGGCTCCTGGATCTGGCCTGGAGCAAGCAGGGCGGGGAAGAGCTGCGGGAGGGGGCCTGGCAGCCCCCCGTGGACATCTTCGAGGATGAAAACGCCGTGGTCATCAAGGCCGAGCTGCCCGGCATCGACCAGAAAGACATCGAGGTGCGGATCGAGGACAACACCCTCACCATCCGGGGCGAGCGCAAGCACGAGGAAGAGGTCCGCAAGGAGAACTATCACCGGGTGGAACGCTACTACGGCGGCTTCCAGCGGAGCTTCTCGATCCCGGCCACCATCGATCAGGAAAAGGTCAGGGCCAGTTCCGACAAGGGGGTCCTCACCATCACCCTCCCCAAGCGGGAGGAGGTGAAGCCCAAGCAGATCACGGTTGAAGTGACCTGA
- a CDS encoding diguanylate cyclase, whose amino-acid sequence MSGDILNDIVAACLELERKAASVFRMFAADAGSDDARRFWETVAGETRNHSTVYERLRAGGGSEPLPLIIYKPAETLEELEMIGKSIDEQVERYTEVPSSESACLLGFRLQLYLLHPAFASLCRLTKDAAGEDRADIGYGRYLRRFIDGIGSCGLATAETELLGEALFRLWNEARQLAAQSHFDALTGVMTRAGFFKTVGPLAYAAQRSGSNVGIMLIDLDYFKLVGDNYGHQTGDRILQLVAETITAHLRRSDVVGRYDGDEFVVYLSPVDPASLRTVADNLRRSIEEESARMVPVTASIGVAQGFLGADVDQGLEELVRLADECLMQAKYTGKNKVVVK is encoded by the coding sequence ATGTCCGGCGACATTCTGAACGATATCGTTGCAGCATGCCTGGAGCTTGAACGCAAGGCCGCATCAGTTTTCAGGATGTTTGCGGCGGATGCCGGCAGCGACGACGCACGGCGCTTCTGGGAGACCGTTGCCGGCGAGACCCGCAACCACAGCACCGTGTACGAGCGCCTGCGGGCCGGGGGCGGAAGCGAGCCCCTGCCGCTCATCATCTACAAACCGGCCGAGACCCTCGAAGAGCTGGAGATGATCGGCAAGAGCATCGACGAGCAGGTGGAGCGCTACACCGAGGTCCCTTCTTCCGAGTCGGCCTGCCTGCTCGGCTTCCGACTGCAGCTCTATCTCCTGCACCCCGCCTTTGCGAGCCTCTGCCGCCTGACCAAAGACGCTGCCGGCGAAGATCGTGCCGATATCGGCTACGGCCGCTACCTGCGCCGCTTCATCGACGGCATCGGCTCCTGCGGCCTGGCCACCGCGGAAACGGAACTGCTGGGCGAGGCCCTGTTCCGGCTCTGGAACGAGGCGCGGCAGTTGGCAGCCCAGTCCCACTTCGACGCCCTCACGGGGGTCATGACCCGGGCCGGGTTCTTCAAGACCGTGGGACCCCTCGCCTACGCGGCCCAGCGCAGCGGCAGCAACGTGGGCATCATGCTCATCGATCTGGATTATTTCAAGCTGGTGGGAGACAATTACGGCCACCAGACCGGCGACCGCATCCTGCAGCTCGTGGCGGAAACCATCACCGCCCACCTGCGCCGCTCCGACGTGGTGGGGCGCTATGACGGAGACGAATTCGTGGTCTACCTGTCGCCGGTGGACCCGGCGTCGCTCCGGACCGTGGCCGACAACCTGCGGCGCAGCATCGAGGAGGAGAGCGCCCGCATGGTGCCGGTCACCGCCAGCATCGGCGTTGCCCAGGGCTTTCTCGGCGCCGACGTGGACCAGGGGCTCGAAGAACTGGTCCGCCTGGCCGACGAGTGCCTCATGCAGGCCAAGTACACGGGCAAGAACAAGGTCGTCGTGAAATAG
- a CDS encoding peptidyl-tRNA hydrolase, with protein sequence MATPTFAVSEEKNRWLRDKMAELGVSEADLEETFVRSSGAGGQHVNKTATCVQIRHRPTGIEVKCMKDRSQSVNRFLARREILERIERLNKGESPRDARVEKLRKQKARRKRRATTKYDPEKDNQQ encoded by the coding sequence GTGGCAACGCCGACCTTTGCCGTGAGCGAAGAGAAAAACCGCTGGCTTCGGGACAAGATGGCCGAGCTGGGGGTGAGCGAGGCGGACCTGGAGGAGACCTTTGTCCGCTCCTCCGGCGCCGGCGGGCAGCACGTGAACAAGACCGCCACCTGCGTCCAGATCCGTCACCGCCCCACCGGCATCGAAGTGAAGTGCATGAAGGACCGGAGCCAGTCCGTGAACCGCTTTCTGGCCCGGCGCGAGATCCTTGAGCGGATCGAACGGCTCAACAAGGGGGAGAGCCCCCGGGACGCCCGGGTCGAGAAGCTCCGGAAGCAGAAGGCGCGGCGGAAACGGCGGGCCACCACGAAATACGACCCAGAGAAGGACAATCAGCAATGA
- a CDS encoding B12-binding domain-containing radical SAM protein translates to MNVLLVYPRYPDSFWSFRHALKFVGKKAAFPPLGLLTVASLFPDTWQARLIDQNVREVTDADLARADLVFVSAMTIQRDAVREILGRCRQLGVTTVAGGPLFTTAPEEFPEADHLVLNEAELTLPRLLDDLAMDRAQRIYTTEARADVTRTPLPRWDLLDIRDYAAMNIQYSRGCPFDCEFCDITRLFGRRPRTKGREQLAAELDSLHARGWQGGVFFVDDNFIGDRAKLKREVLPAMIDWQEQRGRPFSFFTEASIDLADDPELMGLMVRAGFTEVFVGIETPHDEGLHESGKVQNRNRDLLDSVKRIQRAGLQVQGGFIVGFDSDPETIFERQIRFIQESGIVTAMVGMLTALRGTRLHRRLAQEGRLLRNASGNNTAIALNFVPRMPADALVGGYRKILDTIYAPRHYYRRVITFLTEYRTPPGGFQPNPARLRAFLASVVLLGVIGRERLYYWKLFFWSLARRPRLFPLAITLAIYGFHFRKVAESIGATGMFEEQECVE, encoded by the coding sequence ATGAACGTTCTCCTCGTCTACCCCCGCTATCCGGATTCCTTCTGGAGCTTCCGCCACGCCCTGAAATTCGTCGGCAAGAAAGCCGCCTTCCCGCCCCTGGGGCTCCTGACCGTTGCTTCCCTCTTCCCCGACACCTGGCAGGCACGCCTGATCGACCAGAATGTCCGGGAAGTGACCGATGCCGATCTTGCCCGTGCTGATCTCGTTTTCGTGAGCGCCATGACCATCCAGCGGGATGCGGTGCGGGAGATCCTCGGCCGCTGCCGGCAACTGGGGGTCACCACGGTGGCCGGGGGCCCTCTCTTCACTACCGCGCCGGAGGAGTTTCCCGAGGCGGACCACCTGGTGCTCAACGAGGCTGAGCTCACCCTCCCGCGGCTTCTGGACGACCTGGCCATGGACCGCGCCCAGCGTATCTATACTACCGAGGCACGGGCCGACGTGACCCGAACCCCGCTGCCACGGTGGGATCTCCTGGACATCCGGGATTACGCGGCCATGAACATCCAGTATTCCCGGGGCTGCCCCTTTGACTGCGAGTTCTGCGACATCACCCGGCTCTTCGGCCGCAGGCCGCGCACCAAGGGCCGGGAGCAACTGGCGGCGGAACTGGACAGCCTCCATGCCCGCGGCTGGCAGGGGGGTGTTTTCTTCGTGGACGACAATTTCATCGGCGACCGGGCAAAGCTGAAACGGGAAGTGCTTCCCGCCATGATCGACTGGCAGGAGCAGCGGGGACGGCCCTTTTCTTTCTTCACCGAGGCCTCCATCGACCTGGCCGACGATCCCGAGCTCATGGGGCTCATGGTGCGGGCGGGGTTCACGGAGGTCTTTGTGGGCATCGAGACCCCCCACGACGAGGGGCTCCACGAGAGCGGCAAGGTTCAGAACCGCAACCGCGACCTGCTGGACAGCGTCAAACGGATCCAGCGGGCGGGGCTCCAGGTGCAGGGAGGGTTCATCGTCGGCTTTGACAGCGACCCGGAGACGATCTTCGAGCGGCAGATCCGCTTCATCCAGGAGAGCGGCATCGTGACCGCCATGGTCGGAATGCTCACCGCCCTGCGGGGGACCAGGCTTCACCGGCGTCTTGCGCAGGAGGGACGGCTGCTGCGGAACGCCTCGGGCAACAATACCGCCATTGCCCTCAACTTCGTCCCCCGGATGCCGGCGGATGCGCTCGTGGGCGGTTACCGGAAAATCCTCGACACCATCTATGCCCCACGGCACTACTACCGCCGGGTCATCACCTTCCTCACGGAGTACCGGACCCCGCCGGGGGGGTTCCAGCCGAATCCGGCCCGACTGCGGGCGTTCCTGGCGTCGGTGGTGTTGCTGGGGGTGATCGGGAGGGAGCGCCTCTACTACTGGAAACTCTTCTTCTGGTCACTGGCGAGGCGGCCACGGCTCTTTCCCCTGGCGATCACCCTGGCCATCTACGGCTTTCACTTCCGAAAGGTGGCGGAGAGCATCGGTGCCACCGGCATGTTCGAGGAGCAGGAATGCGTCGAGTGA